A stretch of Enterobacter cloacae complex sp. ECNIH7 DNA encodes these proteins:
- a CDS encoding YcjF family protein, whose product MTEPLKPRIDFTGTLEQDPQEAFKTAQTFSGTQADNFSPALIEEPGGEEGPAEAVVEAALRPKRSLWRKMVTAGLALFGVSVVGQGVQWTMNAWQTQDWVALGGCAAGALIVGAGIGSVATEWRRLWRLRQRAHERDEARDLLHSHGTGKGRAFCEKLASQAGIDQSHPALQRWYAAIHETQNDREVVTLYSHMVQPVLDAQARREISRSAAESTLMIAVSPLALVDMAFIAWRNLRLINRIANLYGIELGYYSRLRLFKLVLLNIAFAGASELVREVGMDWMSQDLAARLSARAAQGIGAGLLTARLGIKAMEVCRPLPWIDGDKPRLGDFRRELIGQLKETLNKKPAP is encoded by the coding sequence ATGACGGAACCGTTAAAACCGCGCATAGACTTTACCGGAACGCTTGAGCAGGATCCTCAGGAGGCGTTTAAAACCGCGCAGACCTTCAGCGGCACGCAGGCTGATAACTTTTCCCCGGCCCTGATCGAGGAGCCCGGCGGTGAGGAAGGTCCGGCAGAGGCGGTTGTGGAAGCCGCCCTGCGTCCAAAGCGCAGCCTGTGGCGCAAGATGGTCACCGCCGGGCTGGCGCTGTTTGGCGTAAGCGTGGTTGGTCAAGGCGTGCAGTGGACGATGAATGCCTGGCAAACTCAGGACTGGGTCGCGCTGGGCGGATGTGCCGCAGGCGCGCTGATTGTGGGGGCGGGTATCGGGTCGGTTGCCACCGAGTGGCGGCGGCTCTGGCGTTTGCGCCAGCGCGCGCACGAGCGTGATGAAGCGCGGGATCTGCTCCATAGTCACGGCACCGGCAAAGGCCGCGCGTTCTGTGAAAAGCTGGCCAGCCAGGCCGGAATCGATCAGTCGCATCCGGCGCTCCAGCGCTGGTATGCCGCCATCCATGAAACCCAGAATGACCGGGAAGTAGTGACGCTTTATTCCCATATGGTTCAGCCGGTGCTGGATGCCCAGGCGCGGCGCGAGATTAGCCGCTCTGCGGCGGAATCCACCCTGATGATTGCCGTCAGCCCGCTGGCGCTGGTCGATATGGCCTTTATCGCCTGGCGTAACCTGCGCCTGATCAACCGTATCGCGAACCTTTACGGCATAGAGCTGGGTTATTACAGTCGGCTCAGATTGTTCAAACTGGTCCTGCTCAATATCGCGTTTGCCGGAGCGAGTGAGCTGGTGCGCGAAGTGGGCATGGACTGGATGTCGCAGGATCTGGCGGCGCGTCTTTCTGCCCGTGCGGCGCAGGGTATCGGCGCGGGATTGTTGACGGCGCGTTTGGGGATTAAAGCGATGGAGGTCTGCCGTCCGCTGCCGTGGATTGACGGCGATAAGCCCCGTCTGGGAGATTTCAGGCGCGAACTGATCGGTCAGCTCAAAGAGACGCTCAATAAGAAACCCGCTCCGTGA
- the tyrR gene encoding transcriptional regulator TyrR, giving the protein MRLEVFCEDRLGLTRELLDLLVLRSIDLRGIEIDPVGRIYLNFAEIEFNTFSSLMAEIRRIAGVTDVRTIPWMPSEREHLALSALLEAMPEPFLSLDLKSKVERVNHASCQLFAQSQEKLSNHNAAQLIPGFNFQRWLDSNPQNTLSEHVVINGQNFLMEITPVYLKGEGNTRVLTGAVIMLRSTLRMGRQLQNLSSQDVGAFSQIIAVSPKMRHVVDQARKLASLTAPLLITGDTGTGKDLLAHAVHLASPRAAKPYLALNCASIPEDAVESELFGHAPEGKKGFFEQANGGSVLLDEIGEMSPRMQAKLLRFLNDGTFRRVGEDHEVHVDVRVICATQKNLVELVQKGIFREDLYYRLNVLTLNIPPLRDCPQDIMPLTELFVARFADEQGVPRPKLSADLGTVLMRYGWPGNIRQLKNAVYRALTQLEGYELRPQDILLPDYDAGTVSVGEEAMEGSLDDITSRFERSVLTQLYRSYPSTRKLAKRLGVSHTAIANKLREYGLNHKKGD; this is encoded by the coding sequence ATGCGTCTTGAAGTCTTCTGTGAAGACCGTCTCGGTCTGACCCGCGAATTACTCGATCTTCTTGTTTTACGTAGCATTGATTTACGTGGCATTGAGATCGATCCTGTCGGGCGAATTTACCTCAATTTTGCCGAAATTGAATTTAACACCTTCAGCAGCCTGATGGCGGAAATCCGCCGTATCGCTGGCGTTACGGATGTACGCACCATTCCCTGGATGCCCTCTGAGCGTGAGCACCTGGCCCTGAGCGCGCTGCTGGAGGCCATGCCGGAGCCGTTCCTCTCCCTGGATTTGAAAAGCAAAGTTGAGCGCGTTAACCACGCGAGCTGCCAGCTTTTCGCGCAGAGCCAGGAGAAGCTCAGCAATCATAACGCCGCGCAGCTGATCCCCGGCTTTAACTTCCAGCGCTGGCTGGACAGCAATCCGCAGAACACGCTTAGCGAGCATGTGGTGATTAACGGGCAGAATTTCCTGATGGAGATCACGCCGGTCTATCTGAAAGGGGAAGGGAATACCCGCGTGTTGACCGGGGCGGTGATCATGCTGCGCTCGACGTTACGCATGGGTCGCCAGCTGCAAAACCTCTCCAGTCAGGATGTCGGCGCGTTCAGCCAGATTATTGCCGTCAGCCCGAAAATGCGCCATGTGGTTGATCAGGCGCGCAAGCTCGCAAGCCTGACCGCACCGCTGCTGATTACCGGGGATACCGGCACCGGGAAAGACCTACTGGCTCACGCGGTGCATCTGGCGAGCCCGCGTGCGGCTAAGCCTTATCTGGCACTTAACTGCGCCTCTATTCCGGAAGATGCCGTTGAAAGCGAGCTGTTTGGCCACGCGCCGGAAGGCAAGAAAGGGTTCTTCGAGCAGGCTAACGGCGGCTCCGTGCTGCTGGACGAAATCGGCGAAATGTCGCCGCGTATGCAGGCTAAGCTGCTGCGTTTCCTGAATGACGGAACCTTCCGCCGCGTCGGTGAGGATCACGAAGTGCATGTGGACGTGCGCGTCATTTGCGCCACCCAGAAAAACCTGGTTGAGCTGGTGCAAAAAGGGATCTTCCGCGAGGATCTCTATTACCGCCTCAACGTCCTGACGCTGAATATTCCACCGCTGCGCGATTGTCCGCAGGACATCATGCCGCTAACGGAGCTGTTCGTTGCCCGCTTTGCCGACGAGCAGGGGGTGCCGCGTCCGAAGCTGTCTGCCGATCTCGGCACGGTGCTTATGCGCTACGGCTGGCCGGGCAACATTCGCCAGCTTAAAAACGCCGTTTATCGCGCGCTGACCCAGCTGGAAGGTTATGAACTGCGTCCGCAGGATATTCTGTTGCCTGATTACGACGCGGGGACGGTATCGGTCGGCGAAGAGGCGATGGAAGGTTCGCTGGACGATATCACCAGCCGTTTTGAGCGCTCAGTGCTGACGCAGCTGTACCGCAGCTATCCCAGCACCCGCAAGCTGGCAAAACGTCTTGGCGTCTCGCATACCGCGATCGCCAACAAGCTGCGCGAGTACGGTTTGAATCATAAGAAAGGCGACTAA
- a CDS encoding aldose 1-epimerase family protein: MKIKFAFTLLAVLISGHAAAKTWVLTSAESSVEKGNWKISSDELKVKNQTFSIEQKVLHGGKQEGSKVIIISSKDGLTITLSPTRGMNLLHVEGFGTRLGWNSPVKEVVNPAYINLESRNGLGWLDGFNEMMVRCGYEWTGHPVTADGQIYTLHGRAGNTPVSQVEVEIADAAPHEIRVRGLIKESTFKKSDLQTMTELRYVPGTNQFSLHDVLTNHADYPHDYQIIYHSNFGTPILEEGARFLAPAASVSPFNDYAKAGVNDWQTYAGPTKGFDEMVFNIKPLADNNHETLAAVVNKAGDKGASIQFDTRQLPVLTLWKNTDTLKQGYVTGIEPGTSYAYPVTIEREQKRVKQLQPGASAQFDLTYTLLHSPQQVKEVENRIASIQGETKTEIVNTPMAKE, translated from the coding sequence ATGAAGATTAAATTCGCTTTTACGCTCCTTGCGGTACTGATTTCTGGCCATGCAGCGGCTAAAACCTGGGTGCTGACAAGCGCTGAAAGCAGCGTAGAGAAAGGAAACTGGAAGATTTCCAGTGATGAGCTGAAAGTTAAAAATCAAACGTTCAGCATTGAGCAAAAAGTCTTGCATGGTGGTAAACAGGAAGGCAGCAAAGTCATCATAATTAGCAGCAAAGATGGCCTGACGATTACCCTGAGCCCGACCCGCGGGATGAACCTTCTCCATGTTGAAGGCTTTGGCACCCGACTGGGGTGGAATTCGCCCGTTAAAGAGGTTGTTAATCCGGCCTACATCAACCTTGAAAGCCGCAACGGTCTCGGCTGGCTGGATGGTTTCAACGAGATGATGGTGCGCTGTGGCTATGAGTGGACAGGACATCCGGTCACCGCTGACGGGCAAATTTACACCCTGCACGGCAGGGCCGGTAATACCCCCGTTTCGCAGGTTGAGGTTGAAATCGCCGATGCTGCTCCGCATGAGATCCGCGTTCGCGGTTTGATCAAAGAGAGCACGTTTAAAAAATCGGATCTGCAAACCATGACCGAACTGCGTTACGTTCCCGGAACCAACCAGTTCAGCCTGCATGATGTTCTGACCAACCATGCGGATTACCCTCATGATTACCAAATCATCTATCACAGCAACTTCGGCACGCCGATCCTCGAAGAAGGCGCGCGTTTCCTTGCGCCGGCGGCGAGCGTGAGCCCATTCAATGACTACGCCAAAGCGGGGGTTAACGACTGGCAAACCTATGCCGGGCCGACAAAAGGCTTTGATGAGATGGTCTTTAACATTAAACCGCTCGCGGACAATAACCACGAAACGCTTGCAGCGGTGGTCAATAAAGCCGGAGATAAAGGCGCGTCAATCCAGTTTGATACCCGCCAGCTGCCCGTGCTGACCTTGTGGAAGAACACCGACACGCTGAAGCAGGGCTACGTCACGGGCATTGAGCCGGGCACCAGCTACGCCTACCCCGTTACGATTGAACGCGAGCAGAAGCGGGTTAAGCAGCTGCAGCCCGGTGCCAGCGCGCAGTTTGACCTGACCTATACCCTGCTGCACAGCCCGCAGCAGGTGAAAGAGGTCGAAAACAGGATTGCATCGATTCAGGGAGAGACAAAAACAGAAATCGTTAACACGCCGATGGCGAAGGAATAA
- the tpx gene encoding thiol peroxidase — MSQLVHFQGNPVAVAGSIPQAGSKAQAFTLVAKDLSDVTLAQFAGKRKVLNIFPSIDTGVCAASVRKFNQLATEMDNTVVLCISADLPFAQSRFCGAEGLSNVITLSTLRSADFLEKYGVSIAEGPLKGLAARAVLVLDENDTVVFSELVNEITTEPDYTAALDVLKA; from the coding sequence ATGTCACAACTCGTTCATTTCCAGGGCAACCCGGTTGCTGTTGCAGGTTCCATTCCGCAGGCTGGCAGCAAAGCGCAGGCTTTTACTCTGGTGGCTAAAGATCTGTCTGACGTCACACTGGCTCAGTTTGCGGGTAAACGCAAAGTACTGAACATTTTCCCAAGCATTGATACCGGCGTTTGTGCCGCGTCCGTGCGTAAATTCAACCAGCTGGCGACTGAAATGGACAACACCGTTGTGCTGTGCATTTCCGCTGACCTGCCGTTTGCCCAGTCCCGTTTCTGCGGTGCCGAAGGCCTGAGCAACGTTATTACCCTCTCCACCCTGCGCAGCGCAGATTTCCTCGAGAAATACGGCGTCAGCATCGCGGAAGGCCCACTGAAAGGTCTGGCAGCACGTGCCGTACTGGTTCTGGATGAAAACGACACCGTTGTCTTCAGCGAACTGGTTAACGAAATCACCACCGAGCCGGACTACACTGCCGCGCTGGACGTGCTGAAAGCATAA
- the ycjG gene encoding L-Ala-D/L-Glu epimerase: MRSVKVYEEAWPLHTPFVISRGSRSEASVVVVEIEEEGFKGVGECTPYPRYGESPASVMAHIMTLVPELQKGLTREALQQRLPAGAARNAIDCALWSLEAARHQQSLTSLLGVALPESVVTAQTVVIGEPEQMAASAKALYDAGATLLKVKLDDRLISERMVAIRSAVPSATLIVDANESWHPEGLAARCQLLADLGVAMLEQPLPAKDDAALKNFIHPLPVCADESCHTRENLSALKGCYEMVNIKLDKTGGLTEALALAAEAQAQGFSLMLGCMLCTSRAIGAALPLVNQVRFADLDGPTWLAVDVSPALNFTSGVLHL; this comes from the coding sequence ATGAGAAGCGTTAAGGTCTATGAAGAAGCCTGGCCATTGCATACCCCGTTTGTGATCTCCCGCGGCAGTCGAAGTGAAGCCAGCGTGGTCGTAGTCGAAATCGAAGAAGAGGGGTTTAAAGGCGTTGGGGAATGTACGCCTTACCCGCGCTACGGAGAAAGTCCTGCTTCGGTGATGGCGCATATCATGACCCTGGTGCCAGAGCTGCAAAAAGGGCTCACGCGCGAGGCGTTACAGCAGCGTTTACCCGCCGGGGCAGCACGTAATGCTATCGACTGCGCGCTCTGGAGCCTTGAGGCCGCCAGGCACCAGCAATCGCTGACGTCCTTGCTGGGTGTGGCGCTGCCGGAGTCCGTCGTGACGGCGCAAACGGTCGTGATTGGTGAGCCGGAGCAGATGGCCGCCAGCGCAAAAGCGCTCTATGACGCCGGGGCCACGCTGTTAAAAGTGAAGCTCGACGATCGCCTGATCAGCGAGCGGATGGTCGCCATTCGCTCGGCGGTTCCCTCGGCCACGCTGATTGTTGACGCCAACGAGTCGTGGCATCCCGAGGGGCTTGCCGCCCGATGCCAGCTGCTGGCTGACCTGGGCGTGGCGATGCTGGAGCAGCCTCTGCCAGCGAAGGATGATGCGGCGCTGAAGAATTTTATCCATCCGCTGCCCGTCTGCGCGGATGAAAGCTGTCATACCCGCGAGAATTTGAGCGCGCTAAAGGGCTGCTATGAGATGGTCAATATCAAGCTCGACAAGACCGGCGGGCTGACAGAGGCGCTGGCCCTGGCGGCGGAAGCGCAGGCGCAGGGCTTTTCCCTGATGCTGGGATGCATGCTCTGCACATCCCGGGCGATCGGCGCGGCGCTGCCGCTGGTCAATCAGGTCCGTTTCGCCGATCTGGATGGCCCGACGTGGCTGGCGGTTGACGTTTCACCGGCGCTTAATTTTACCAGCGGCGTGCTTCATCTCTGA
- the mpaA gene encoding murein tripeptide amidase MpaA, producing the protein MAITRPRAERGAFPPGAEQYGRSFLGASLIWFPAPDADRSSGLIIAGTHGDENSSIVTLSCALRTLTPSLRRHHVILAVNPDGCQLGLRANARGVDLNRNFPAANWRAGETVYRWNSSAEERDVVLLTGDKPGSEPETQALCQLIHKIHPAWVVSFHDPLACIEDPRHSDLSAWLAQAFALPLVTSVGYETPGSFGSWCADLSLPCITAEFPPISSDEASEKYLNAMMELLRWQPQR; encoded by the coding sequence ATGGCAATCACCCGACCACGAGCGGAGCGCGGAGCCTTTCCGCCGGGCGCTGAGCAATATGGCCGCTCATTTTTAGGCGCATCGCTGATCTGGTTCCCGGCGCCCGATGCCGATCGCAGCAGCGGTTTGATCATTGCCGGCACGCACGGAGATGAGAACTCGTCCATCGTCACGCTTTCCTGCGCGCTGCGGACGCTGACGCCTTCATTGCGACGTCACCACGTGATTCTTGCCGTCAATCCGGACGGCTGTCAGCTTGGTTTACGGGCGAATGCGAGGGGAGTCGACCTGAACCGTAATTTCCCGGCGGCAAACTGGCGCGCCGGCGAAACGGTTTATCGCTGGAACAGCTCCGCCGAGGAGCGGGACGTGGTGCTGCTGACGGGAGACAAGCCCGGCTCCGAGCCGGAAACGCAGGCGCTGTGCCAGCTTATCCATAAGATCCACCCCGCATGGGTTGTCTCCTTCCACGATCCGCTGGCCTGCATTGAAGATCCGCGTCACTCCGACCTGAGCGCGTGGCTGGCGCAGGCTTTCGCCCTGCCGCTCGTCACCAGCGTGGGCTATGAAACACCCGGATCGTTCGGTAGCTGGTGCGCCGATTTGAGCCTGCCCTGCATCACCGCTGAATTCCCGCCGATTTCCTCAGACGAAGCCAGCGAAAAATACTTAAACGCGATGATGGAGCTTCTGCGCTGGCAGCCTCAGAGATGA
- a CDS encoding peptide ABC transporter substrate-binding protein, with protein sequence MKHPVSRLCAALYLCGLSTLSYAADVPQGTVLAQKQELVRHIKDEPASLDPAKAVGLPEIQVIRDLFEGLVNQNEKGELTPGVATRWQSNDNRIWTFTLRDNAKWSDGTPVTAQDFVYSWQRLVDPKTTSPFAWFAALAGINNAQAIIDGKAAPDTLGVTAVDARTLRVQLDKPLPWFSNLTANFAFYPVQKANVESGKEWTRPGALVGNGAYVLNDRVVNEKLVVVPNTHYWDNAKTVLQKVTFIPINQESSATKRYLAGDIDITESFPKNMYQKLLKDIPGQVYTPPQLGTYYYAFNTQKGPTADARVRLALSMTIDRRIMAEKVLGTGEKPAWHFTPDVTAGFTPEPSPFEQMSQQELNAQAKTLLQAAGYGPQRPLKLTLLYNTSENHQKIAIAVASMWKKNLGVDVKLQNQEWKTYIDSRNTGNFDVIRASWVGDYNEPSTFLSLLTSTHSGNISRFNDPAYDKIIHQATLETTAKARNTDYNMAEKILMEKAPIAPIYQYTNGRLIKPWVKGYPINNPEDVAYSRTMYIEKH encoded by the coding sequence ATGAAGCATCCTGTTTCGCGTCTCTGCGCTGCACTGTACTTGTGCGGACTCTCTACACTCTCGTACGCTGCTGATGTGCCCCAGGGCACGGTACTGGCGCAAAAACAGGAGCTGGTCAGGCATATTAAAGACGAGCCGGCTTCGCTCGACCCGGCAAAAGCTGTGGGATTACCCGAGATTCAGGTGATTCGCGATCTTTTCGAAGGGCTGGTGAATCAGAACGAGAAAGGGGAGCTGACCCCGGGCGTGGCGACGCGCTGGCAGAGCAACGATAACCGTATCTGGACGTTTACCCTGCGCGATAACGCGAAATGGTCAGACGGTACGCCCGTCACCGCGCAGGATTTTGTCTACAGCTGGCAGCGTCTGGTTGACCCGAAAACCACGTCTCCGTTTGCCTGGTTTGCGGCGCTGGCAGGCATCAACAACGCGCAGGCCATTATCGATGGCAAAGCGGCGCCAGATACCCTGGGCGTGACGGCGGTGGATGCCAGAACCTTACGCGTCCAGCTGGACAAACCGCTCCCGTGGTTTAGCAACCTGACGGCGAACTTCGCCTTCTATCCGGTGCAAAAAGCGAACGTTGAAAGCGGGAAAGAGTGGACGCGTCCGGGCGCCCTGGTGGGTAACGGCGCGTACGTCCTGAACGACCGCGTGGTGAATGAAAAACTGGTTGTCGTGCCGAATACGCACTACTGGGACAACGCGAAAACTGTCCTGCAAAAAGTGACCTTCATTCCGATTAATCAGGAATCGTCCGCCACTAAGCGCTATCTGGCGGGGGATATTGATATCACCGAATCGTTCCCGAAAAACATGTATCAGAAGCTCCTGAAGGACATTCCGGGACAGGTGTATACGCCGCCTCAGCTCGGAACCTATTACTACGCGTTTAACACGCAAAAGGGCCCGACGGCCGATGCCCGGGTTCGTCTTGCGCTGAGCATGACTATCGATCGCCGCATTATGGCAGAAAAGGTATTAGGTACAGGCGAGAAGCCGGCCTGGCATTTCACCCCTGACGTGACGGCGGGTTTCACCCCAGAGCCTTCACCGTTCGAGCAGATGTCCCAGCAGGAGCTTAACGCTCAGGCGAAAACGTTGCTCCAGGCCGCAGGTTACGGTCCTCAGCGTCCGCTGAAGTTGACACTGTTGTATAACACCTCGGAAAACCATCAGAAAATCGCCATTGCGGTGGCGTCCATGTGGAAGAAAAATCTCGGTGTGGACGTCAAACTGCAAAACCAGGAGTGGAAAACCTATATCGACAGCCGTAATACCGGCAATTTTGACGTGATCCGCGCGTCATGGGTAGGCGATTACAACGAGCCGTCGACCTTCCTGTCCCTGCTGACCTCAACCCACAGCGGTAATATCTCGCGTTTCAATGACCCGGCCTACGATAAAATTATCCACCAGGCAACGCTGGAAACCACGGCGAAAGCGCGTAATACGGACTACAACATGGCGGAGAAAATCCTCATGGAGAAAGCGCCTATCGCGCCCATTTACCAGTACACCAATGGTCGTCTGATTAAGCCCTGGGTGAAAGGCTACCCTATTAATAACCCGGAAGACGTGGCGTATAGCCGGACGATGTATATCGAGAAGCACTGA
- a CDS encoding DJ-1/PfpI family protein → MSKKILMLVGDYAEDYETMVPFQALQMIGHQVDAVCPDKPKGDYIMTAIHDFDGAQTYSEKPGHRFTLNADFSAVKEQDYDALLIPGGRAPEYLRLNEDVLKLVQAFDAARKPIAAVCHGPQLLAAAGILKGRTCSAYPACAPEVRLSGGHYAAIGIDQAHVDGNLVTAPAWPAHPQWLAKFNALLE, encoded by the coding sequence ATGAGCAAGAAGATCCTGATGCTGGTTGGCGATTACGCCGAAGATTACGAAACCATGGTGCCTTTTCAGGCGTTGCAGATGATTGGCCATCAGGTGGATGCGGTCTGCCCTGACAAACCGAAAGGTGATTACATCATGACGGCAATCCATGACTTTGACGGCGCCCAGACCTACAGCGAAAAGCCCGGTCACCGCTTTACCCTCAACGCCGATTTTTCAGCCGTAAAGGAGCAGGACTACGACGCGCTGCTCATCCCCGGCGGGAGAGCCCCCGAGTATCTGCGGTTAAATGAGGACGTCTTAAAGCTGGTACAGGCATTTGACGCCGCGCGTAAGCCGATTGCCGCAGTGTGCCACGGCCCACAGCTGCTTGCTGCCGCGGGGATCCTGAAAGGACGAACCTGTAGCGCCTACCCGGCCTGCGCGCCTGAAGTCCGTCTCAGCGGCGGACACTACGCCGCTATCGGCATCGATCAGGCCCATGTAGACGGCAATCTGGTGACGGCTCCCGCCTGGCCCGCGCATCCGCAGTGGCTGGCGAAGTTTAATGCGCTATTAGAATAA
- a CDS encoding Ecr family regulatory small membrane protein, producing MGKTEIILTLIILLLIIFGFWFIFSGEIWHLVEFLENSLYPTFDAP from the coding sequence ATGGGAAAAACAGAAATAATACTCACCTTAATTATTTTACTCCTTATTATATTTGGCTTCTGGTTTATTTTTAGCGGTGAGATCTGGCATCTCGTCGAATTTCTTGAAAATAGCCTTTACCCGACCTTTGACGCACCGTAA
- a CDS encoding sensor domain-containing diguanylate cyclase produces MSQPCFDALNVIKTPVWLVLPVSEKIIFANVSATQIMGDKTLDDLRKGIYSASAQTVLSMYVSELKTEQEIVEIWTTSRDGQDTPLSCRLSLAHYAPWGDVIVFEGISQQILSGLKASRSATYRRKKQGFYARFFLTNSAPMLLIDPARDGQIVDANLAALNFYGYSHDDMCSKHTWEINTLGRDVMPIMTAIAALPGGHKPLNFVHRLADGSTRHVQTYAGPIEIYGDKLMLCIIHDITEQKRLEQELEHAALRDSMTGLLNRRQFYAITDQSNLNTLPAQQQFSLLLVDTDHFKNINDLFGHLKGDEVLIALSRMLEACSREGDMVFRWGGEEFVILLPRTSLDTAMQIAESVRAAVARITIPGLPRFTVSIGVARHNHGESIDELFKRVDDALYRAKNDGRNKVLAA; encoded by the coding sequence ATGTCGCAACCTTGTTTTGATGCGTTAAATGTAATTAAAACACCCGTGTGGCTCGTTTTACCCGTGTCGGAAAAGATCATTTTTGCGAATGTGTCCGCAACGCAGATCATGGGGGATAAAACGCTCGATGACCTGCGCAAAGGGATCTACTCTGCCAGTGCGCAAACCGTCCTGTCGATGTATGTATCTGAACTGAAAACAGAGCAGGAGATCGTCGAAATCTGGACAACGAGCCGGGATGGACAGGATACGCCGTTAAGCTGTCGCCTCTCGCTTGCCCACTACGCGCCCTGGGGCGATGTGATTGTTTTCGAGGGCATCTCCCAGCAAATACTCTCAGGATTGAAGGCCAGCCGTTCCGCTACCTACCGGCGGAAAAAGCAGGGTTTTTATGCGCGCTTTTTTCTGACCAACAGCGCCCCGATGCTGTTAATCGATCCGGCCCGCGACGGTCAAATCGTCGATGCGAATCTGGCCGCGCTCAATTTTTATGGTTATTCACATGATGACATGTGCAGTAAGCATACCTGGGAAATCAATACGCTGGGGCGAGATGTGATGCCCATTATGACTGCGATTGCCGCGCTGCCCGGTGGTCATAAGCCGCTCAATTTTGTTCACCGCCTTGCCGATGGATCCACCCGCCACGTTCAGACGTATGCCGGGCCCATTGAGATCTACGGTGACAAGCTGATGCTGTGCATCATCCACGATATCACCGAGCAAAAAAGGCTGGAGCAGGAGCTGGAACATGCGGCGTTACGTGACTCCATGACCGGGCTACTCAACAGGCGCCAGTTCTACGCGATAACCGATCAAAGCAACCTGAATACACTTCCCGCGCAGCAGCAATTTAGCCTGCTGCTGGTGGATACCGACCATTTCAAAAACATTAATGACCTGTTCGGCCATCTGAAAGGCGATGAGGTGCTTATCGCCCTTTCCCGGATGCTGGAAGCCTGTAGTCGGGAGGGCGATATGGTCTTCCGCTGGGGTGGCGAAGAGTTCGTTATCCTGCTGCCCCGCACCTCTCTCGATACCGCGATGCAGATTGCCGAGTCAGTCCGCGCAGCCGTTGCCCGCATTACGATCCCCGGCCTGCCGCGGTTTACCGTCAGCATTGGCGTGGCGCGGCACAATCATGGTGAGAGTATTGACGAGCTGTTTAAGCGTGTGGACGATGCGCTGTATCGCGCTAAAAATGACGGACGCAATAAAGTGCTTGCGGCATGA